From the genome of Fundulus heteroclitus isolate FHET01 chromosome 9, MU-UCD_Fhet_4.1, whole genome shotgun sequence, one region includes:
- the lnp1 gene encoding leukemia NUP98 fusion partner 1 isoform X2, which yields MWCCPLQSQEAVSVQPLTMSLRLLPAIVMENDEDDDGNFTNWMSSYWGHGTDAGHSRERKRSFRRPSKAHIDRRASLPTVTQLDAMKLNKIHTATKAPIPKTREEKGETRPHQRVYRISSDENRPKTSITPIQEITESFQKRLCVNHKRTMSLSDKDKVCLICREDMCKSGEGVQELQCTHRFHKECMEQWMWMRQTCPTCRVHVSVIKPLYWSSSRTTIP from the exons ATGTGGTGCTGCCCCCTGCAG AGCCAAGAGGCTGTGAGTGTACAGCCGCTGACCATGTCCCTCCGACTCCTGCCTGCTATCGTTATGGAAAACGACGAGGACGATGATGGGAACTTCACCAACTGGATGAGCAGCTACTGGGGTCACGGAACAGATGCCGGGCATTCCAGAGAGAGGAAACGCAGTTTCAGACGGCCTTCGAAAGCTCACATTGATCGGAGAGCATCACTCCCCACTGTG ACACAACTGGACGCCATGAAGCTAAACAAGATCCACACCGCGACCAAGGCACCCATTCCCAAAACGAGGGAAGAGAAGGGGGAGACCAGGCCCCACCAGAGGGTGTATCGCATCTCCTCGGATGAAAACCGACCCAAGACGTCCATCACCCCCATCCAAGAGATCACAGAGTCCTTCCAGAAGAGGCTGTGCGTCAATCACAAGAGAACCATGTCTCTG AGCGATAAAGACAAGGTGTGCCTGATTTGTCGTGAAGACATGTGTAAGAGTGGAGAGGGAGTTCAAGAACTTCAGTGCACACACCGCTTCCACAAAGAG TGCATGGAGCAGTGGATGTGGATGAGACAGACATGCCCCACGTGCCGTGTCCATGTCTCCGTGATAAAGCCTCTCTACTGGTCTTCGTCCCGCACAACTATCCCATGA
- the lnp1 gene encoding leukemia NUP98 fusion partner 1 isoform X1 gives MWCCPLQSQEAVSVQPLTMSLRLLPAIVMENDEDDDGNFTNWMSSYWGHGTDAGHSRERKRSFRRPSKAHIDRRASLPTVTQLDAMKLNKIHTATKAPIPKTREEKGETRPHQRVYRISSDENRPKTSITPIQEITESFQKRLCVNHKRTMSLSDKDKVCLICREDMCKSGEGVQELQCTHRFHKEEARRLEQSVPRRSSDTAAGLFRRFSDERRKSADGSISPPREQHAPHRQLSLRRHR, from the exons ATGTGGTGCTGCCCCCTGCAG AGCCAAGAGGCTGTGAGTGTACAGCCGCTGACCATGTCCCTCCGACTCCTGCCTGCTATCGTTATGGAAAACGACGAGGACGATGATGGGAACTTCACCAACTGGATGAGCAGCTACTGGGGTCACGGAACAGATGCCGGGCATTCCAGAGAGAGGAAACGCAGTTTCAGACGGCCTTCGAAAGCTCACATTGATCGGAGAGCATCACTCCCCACTGTG ACACAACTGGACGCCATGAAGCTAAACAAGATCCACACCGCGACCAAGGCACCCATTCCCAAAACGAGGGAAGAGAAGGGGGAGACCAGGCCCCACCAGAGGGTGTATCGCATCTCCTCGGATGAAAACCGACCCAAGACGTCCATCACCCCCATCCAAGAGATCACAGAGTCCTTCCAGAAGAGGCTGTGCGTCAATCACAAGAGAACCATGTCTCTG AGCGATAAAGACAAGGTGTGCCTGATTTGTCGTGAAGACATGTGTAAGAGTGGAGAGGGAGTTCAAGAACTTCAGTGCACACACCGCTTCCACAAAGAG GAAGCCCGGAGGTTAGAGCAGAGTGTGCCGCGGAGGAGCAGCGACACGGCAGCCGGCCTGTTCAGGAGGTTTTCGGATGAGAGGAGAAAGTCTGCAGATGGATCAATATCCCCGCCAAGGGAGCAGCACGCCCCACATCGCCAGCTTTCCCTGCGGAGACATCGCTGA